In a genomic window of Plasmodium knowlesi strain H genome assembly, contig: PKNH_00_31, whole genome shotgun sequence:
- a CDS encoding U4/U6 small nuclear ribonucleoprotein PRP31, putative has product DKSNRGGGRKLKEKTEITELRKQINRLPFGPNSNEDFYTFTDQNAALLNSNITKLKYQSKQKVNNVAKRKNLSVQSSGVTGGLSSSLIFTPLQGIELFNPSVINPRPDPVENKYFSSKAQFRKV; this is encoded by the coding sequence GATAAATCGaacaggggaggggggaggaagttaaaggaaaaaacggaaatCACAGAACTCAGGAAGCAGATTAATAGGTTGCCCTTCGGACCAAACTCCAATGAAGACTTTTACACATTCACCGACCAAAATGCAGCTCTGCTAAATTCAAATATCACCAAATTAAAGTACCAGTCTAAACAAAAGGTGAATAATGTTGCTAAGAGAAAGAATCTCTCCGTGCAATCCAGTGGAGTAACTGGTGGATTGTCGTCCTCCCTGATCTTCACTCCCCTGCAGGGCATTGAGCTGTTCAATCCTTCTGTCATCAACCCGAGGCCGGACCCTGTCGAGAACAAATACTTCTCTAGCAAGGCCCAATTCCGCAAGGTGTAA